The sequence below is a genomic window from Micromonospora aurantiaca ATCC 27029.
GCATGATCCCGACCTCCTCAATATAGGTTAGGCTTACCTAAGAAGCAGGCTAGACGATCGGAGACGTCGACGTGAACCACCCCCGGCCCAAGGCCCGGCTCTCCCGCGCCCTCGGTATCCCGCTGACCCGCAAGTGCGTGCGGTACTTCGAGCGGCGCCCCTATCCCCCGGGCGTGCACGGCCGGTCCCGCCGCACCACCTCCGACTACCAGGTGCGGCTGCTGGAGAAGCAGCGGCTGCGCCACCAGTACAACGTCAGCGAGGCCCAGCTGCGCCGGTTGTTCGACGAGGCGGCCCGGGGCGCCGGCAAGACCGGCGAGACGCTCGTCGCGCTGCTGGAGCGGCGCCTCGACGCGGTGGTGCTGCGGGCCGGGCTGGCGCGCAGCGTCTACCAGGCCCGTCAGCTCGTCGCGCACGGCCACATCACCGTCGACGGGCGCAAGGTCGACCGGCCGTCGTACCGGCTGCGTCCCGGCCAGGTGGTCGGCGTACGCGAGCGCAGCCGCGCGCTGCCGCCGTTCCAGCTCGCCGCCGCCGGCGCGCACGCCGACGCCCAGCCCCGGCCGTACCTGTCGGCGCAGCCGGCCGAGCTGCGCGCCACGCTGGTGCGCGAACCGGCCCGGCACGAGGTGCCGGTGGTGTGCGACGAGCAGCTCGTGGTGGAGTTCTACTCCCGCTGACCGGTTACCGGGTCTGCTCCAGCCCTGGCGGACCCGCCAAGATCAGCGGGTCTGCTCCAGCCCTGGCGGACCCGCCAAGATCAGCGGGTCTGTTCCAGCCAGGAGGCGTACAGCAGGGCGTAGACCGAGTCGGTGTCGCGGACCAGCTCCTCGTGCGGGCCGCGCTGCACGATCCGGCCCCGGTCCACCACGATCACCTCGTCCGCCGCCTGCGCGGTGGACAGCCGGTGCGCGATGGCGAGCGTGGTCCGGCCCCGGGTCACCGCGTCGAGCGTCCGTTGCAGGCGGACCTCGGTGGCCGGGTCGACAGCGCTCGTCGCCTCGTCCAGCACCAGCAGGTCCGGGTCCGCGACGTACGCCCGGGCCAGCGCCACGAGCTGCCGCTCCCCGACGCTCAACGCCTCCCCGCGCTCGCCGACCGGCGTGTCCAGCCCGGACGGCAGCCCGTCCAGCCAGTCGGACAGGCCCAGCTCGCCGAAGGCGGCGGTGAGCCGCTCGTCGGTCAGGTCGGGGCGGGCGAAGCGGACGTTCTCCCCGACCGTGGCGTCGAACAGGAAGCCGTCCTGCGGCACCATCACCACCCGGGAGCGCAGCGAGTCGAAGCGCACCTGCCGCAGGTCGACCCCGGAGAGCAGCACCGCGCCCTCGGTCGGGTCCATCAGGCGGGTGAGCAGCTTGGCGAACGTGGTCTTGCCGCTTCCGGTCTCGCCCACCACCGCCACCCGGCTCTTGGCCGGGATGTCCAGCGTCACGTCGTGCAGCACCGGCGGCCCGCCCGGGTAGGCGAACGTCACGCCGGCGAA
It includes:
- the rpsD gene encoding 30S ribosomal protein S4; this translates as MNHPRPKARLSRALGIPLTRKCVRYFERRPYPPGVHGRSRRTTSDYQVRLLEKQRLRHQYNVSEAQLRRLFDEAARGAGKTGETLVALLERRLDAVVLRAGLARSVYQARQLVAHGHITVDGRKVDRPSYRLRPGQVVGVRERSRALPPFQLAAAGAHADAQPRPYLSAQPAELRATLVREPARHEVPVVCDEQLVVEFYSR